A stretch of Lysinibacillus agricola DNA encodes these proteins:
- the solA gene encoding N-methyl-L-tryptophan oxidase, whose product MIYDVIIIGAGSMGMAAGYNLAKAGKNVLMLDAFDPPHEEGSHHGDTRIIRFAYGEGASYVPFVKRAGELWKELEALTDESLFLQTGVMNVGEETHSFIQNVKTSAKLYDLSLEQYSAAEAMEKWSGLSLPENFVACYEPTAGVLRVEACIRAYKTLAIEAGATLHTNEKVQNIEAGNIVRVQTANSVYEAKHLIVTAGAWATELLQSMGITIPVTPTRKTFAWFEADEQLYRENVFPAYCFEFADSSYYGFPSIDGAGLKLGRHDGGEAINPNDPLRPFDEQDTIDLQSFINRFMPQHGTLKFGKTCKYSMTPDEDFIIDFLPEHRNIVIAAGFSGHGFKFSSAVGEVLTDLTLNGKSKQDLSIFRLSRFNTH is encoded by the coding sequence ATGATATATGACGTAATTATAATTGGTGCAGGATCAATGGGGATGGCAGCAGGCTATAATTTAGCGAAAGCAGGAAAAAACGTCTTGATGCTTGATGCCTTTGATCCACCACACGAAGAAGGTAGCCATCATGGCGATACAAGAATTATTCGCTTTGCGTATGGTGAAGGGGCTAGCTATGTACCTTTTGTCAAAAGAGCAGGTGAATTATGGAAAGAACTTGAAGCGTTAACGGATGAATCTTTATTTTTACAAACAGGTGTCATGAATGTCGGTGAAGAAACCCATTCTTTTATTCAAAATGTGAAAACCAGTGCTAAGCTATACGATTTATCATTAGAACAGTATTCAGCAGCTGAAGCAATGGAAAAATGGTCTGGATTATCCTTACCTGAAAACTTTGTTGCTTGCTATGAGCCTACTGCTGGTGTCCTTCGTGTAGAAGCGTGCATTCGCGCTTATAAAACTTTAGCTATCGAGGCAGGAGCAACCTTACATACAAATGAAAAAGTGCAGAACATCGAAGCTGGAAACATTGTACGTGTCCAAACGGCAAATAGCGTTTACGAAGCAAAGCATTTAATCGTAACAGCTGGTGCTTGGGCGACTGAGTTACTACAATCAATGGGCATCACCATCCCGGTTACACCAACTAGAAAAACCTTTGCGTGGTTTGAAGCGGATGAGCAACTTTATCGTGAAAATGTTTTCCCAGCCTATTGTTTTGAATTCGCAGATTCCTCGTACTATGGTTTTCCGAGTATTGATGGAGCTGGCCTGAAGCTTGGCAGACATGATGGTGGTGAGGCTATCAATCCAAACGACCCTCTTCGCCCATTCGACGAACAGGATACAATAGATTTACAAAGCTTTATCAATCGTTTTATGCCTCAGCACGGTACACTGAAATTCGGAAAAACATGTAAATATTCGATGACACCAGATGAAGATTTCATTATTGATTTTTTACCTGAGCATCGAAATATTGTTATTGCAGCAGGCTTCTCAGGACATGGTTTTAAATTCAGTAGTGCCGTTGGTGAGGTATTAACTGATTTAACTCTAAACGGGAAAAGTAAACAGGATTTATCAATCTTTAGGCTTAGTCGATTTAATACACACTAA